One genomic segment of Chitinophaga sancti includes these proteins:
- a CDS encoding RagB/SusD family nutrient uptake outer membrane protein: MKFNIKLSGLLLLSLLTVFAGCKKILEEQPRATIDPAYFKTPEGLEGGVAGIYSSFRSFWGTQIFTQLFNGGTDEMIRGGAADVQHNFTYSLLMKSNTNDYSGFWNSLYIDINTANGVLQFGPDASMDETKKGQLLAQAKFLRAFCYFQLLTTFGDVPLHLTFNTDVSAADSRAPIAEVYDAIISDLKEAAASLPDQPSAGLGKPAFKATALYLLAKTYLWRGWSSAAKGSDFTDAFNTAKSIIDNKTTYGIDLWPVFAQGFLEGNEYGRETLMVIEHTKDLKFGENSQTGTGASNLKENKSNFFFRPNYPTVNANYPAAGGAYVCVRDVQNGRPWQRIRPNMRYVLNVAFANRATDSRYNGSFQTIWLSNSVAASGKGTTGATTPRGTLVNGIDTAIWMADRIVTPAERAAFKGIIFEPDYLPGATVPYTSLLYPSLRKWDDSTRADMNDYSDRPYILFRFSEVYLIAAEAALKGGGTLQQAADMLNVLRMRAARIPGQNDDQYAAAITAQTITAAEVTLDFILDERTRELYGECNRWYDLSRTKTLVARVQKYNDEAAANVVAEHMLRPIPQQQIDLVTEGPAFPQNPWYSN; the protein is encoded by the coding sequence ATGAAATTCAACATAAAATTATCCGGGCTACTTTTATTGTCATTACTTACAGTGTTTGCGGGTTGTAAAAAGATATTGGAAGAACAACCCCGTGCTACCATCGATCCTGCTTATTTCAAAACGCCGGAAGGCTTAGAGGGCGGTGTGGCCGGTATTTACTCTTCTTTTCGCAGTTTTTGGGGCACACAGATTTTTACGCAGCTGTTCAATGGAGGCACTGATGAAATGATCAGGGGTGGGGCAGCAGATGTGCAGCATAACTTTACCTATTCTCTGCTGATGAAGAGTAATACGAACGATTACAGTGGTTTTTGGAATTCCCTTTACATAGATATCAATACCGCCAACGGGGTCTTGCAATTCGGACCGGATGCGAGCATGGATGAAACTAAGAAAGGACAGCTCCTGGCCCAGGCAAAATTTCTCCGGGCATTTTGTTATTTCCAGCTGCTTACAACTTTTGGGGATGTGCCTTTGCATCTTACATTCAACACCGACGTTTCAGCAGCTGATAGCAGGGCGCCCATTGCTGAGGTGTATGATGCGATCATCAGCGATCTGAAGGAGGCAGCTGCCAGTCTTCCCGATCAGCCATCCGCCGGGTTGGGTAAACCAGCATTCAAAGCAACAGCGCTGTACCTGCTTGCAAAAACCTACTTGTGGAGAGGGTGGTCTTCAGCAGCAAAGGGAAGTGATTTTACAGATGCATTTAACACTGCAAAGAGCATCATCGATAATAAAACTACTTATGGGATTGATTTATGGCCTGTATTTGCACAGGGTTTCCTGGAAGGTAATGAATATGGAAGGGAGACGCTTATGGTCATTGAACATACAAAAGACCTGAAATTCGGCGAGAACTCACAGACGGGTACCGGCGCATCTAACCTGAAAGAAAACAAATCCAACTTTTTTTTTCGGCCGAACTATCCGACTGTGAATGCCAATTATCCTGCTGCAGGAGGTGCTTATGTTTGTGTAAGAGATGTACAAAACGGCCGTCCATGGCAAAGAATAAGGCCTAATATGCGCTATGTACTAAATGTTGCTTTCGCCAACAGGGCCACGGACTCGAGGTATAACGGTTCATTTCAAACCATTTGGTTGTCCAATAGTGTAGCTGCATCGGGGAAAGGTACAACAGGTGCAACCACACCCAGGGGAACCCTTGTGAATGGCATAGACACAGCCATTTGGATGGCAGACAGGATTGTGACACCTGCTGAAAGAGCAGCTTTTAAGGGAATTATTTTTGAACCGGATTACCTGCCAGGTGCCACCGTACCCTATACCAGTCTCCTGTATCCATCTTTAAGAAAATGGGATGATTCAACAAGAGCAGATATGAATGATTATTCTGACAGACCTTATATCCTGTTCCGCTTTTCAGAAGTATATCTCATCGCCGCGGAAGCAGCACTGAAAGGCGGCGGTACATTGCAGCAGGCGGCAGATATGTTAAATGTGCTCAGGATGAGGGCGGCCCGCATACCAGGGCAAAATGATGATCAGTATGCGGCAGCCATCACTGCACAGACAATTACAGCTGCAGAGGTGACACTTGATTTTATCCTGGATGAGCGCACCCGTGAACTGTATGGAGAATGCAACAGGTGGTATGATCTTTCAAGAACCAAAACACTTGTTGCAAGGGTTCAAAAATATAACGATGAAGCAGCTGCCAATGTTGTAGCTGAACATATGCTGAGACCTATTCCTCAGCAGCAGATAGACCTGGTCACAGAAGGACCTGCATTTCCTCAAAACCCATGGTATAGCAATTAA
- a CDS encoding TonB-dependent receptor produces the protein MNFSFTHHLQKISPSISLLLRITMLLFIFIWGSSYGVGQQITVSGRITAEDGNVIPGASIQVKGTKMGVLSNDEGYYKINTPATATLIITSVGFMNREVNVNRQTVINVSMKPTISDLEQVVVIGYGTAKKKDVTGATVSVKGETLRELGSPNVYNQLQGRAAGIDIVNNGSSIGTGGEIRIRGNRSLASGASANNAQNGPLVVIDGIPLSGGSINDINPNDISTIDVLKDASATAIYGSRGSGGVIIITTRRGRPGKSVTSYDGYIGLSEAMNTYKLFSGQEYAAFKDAAKQGQPNPNNPNPNALTPIEQENLANGVNTDWQKLLLTTAIRTDHNVSVVGGNETTLYSFGFGVFRETGIIPDQRFDRGSFHIAIDHKMSERLKVGLTTTNTMSWANRINTSALGSATRLSPLYLPYNEDGSINFQPAIQQSNDAQQISPLTSIGNNDKIKARTRRFRTLTNVYGELEIIKGLKLKSSLALDWIQTMNNNYNGPGTVFNTNTTTAGATLSQSNDETWSYTIDNSLTYEKTFAEKHKIQVTALHEVVKNYNQSQQINGQGVPADYIQDYNLQLANSLTANASGYSNRGLLSYMGRIFYTYNDRYMLTATVRADGASVLAPGNQWFTYPAISAGWNMANEAFMHDVKWINNLKLRVGWGVSSNQTIAPYTTIGSLSSNFYNYGSGTSANINYVSGYLINTLPNPKLTWESTRGYNLGIDFGLFDNRISGAVEYYNVNTRDILLSKELPRSSGANSVLVNQGKTAGHGLEITLSSLNIKTRSGFTWSTDLNFSMAREKIVALQPGLKQDVGNGWYVGQPLTVIYDVKKTGIWQLNEKDQAATYGAAPGDIKIQDVNGNGTIGAEDRQVIGNFQPNFVFGFNNRFTYKNFDLNIVTFGRIGQTVVVTYLTADGGAAGYPFFMNGRVNQYKVNYWTPDNPTNDFPQPDASRDALQYTSTLSYRDGSFIKVRSINLGYNLPSKITGKIGLSSLRFYLAVQNPFILWAPLVRDGLGIDPEGNGNGNAVGSTAGGTPVVARAITVGMGTPPTRQYMFGANVKF, from the coding sequence ATGAATTTTTCTTTTACGCATCACTTACAGAAGATATCGCCCTCAATCAGCCTGTTGTTGAGGATAACGATGCTGTTATTTATTTTCATTTGGGGCAGTTCTTATGGGGTAGGACAACAAATTACCGTCAGCGGCCGCATTACCGCCGAAGATGGCAACGTGATCCCTGGAGCCAGCATCCAGGTGAAAGGCACAAAGATGGGAGTGCTCAGTAACGATGAAGGGTATTATAAAATCAACACTCCTGCTACCGCTACCTTAATCATTACTTCAGTAGGATTTATGAACCGGGAGGTAAATGTGAACCGGCAGACCGTCATCAATGTTTCGATGAAACCCACGATCAGCGACCTGGAACAGGTGGTGGTAATTGGATATGGAACGGCAAAAAAGAAAGATGTAACAGGGGCCACCGTATCTGTGAAAGGAGAAACACTCCGGGAATTGGGGAGTCCAAACGTGTATAATCAGCTCCAGGGAAGGGCTGCAGGGATTGACATTGTCAACAATGGTTCCAGTATAGGTACCGGCGGTGAGATCAGGATCAGGGGAAACCGCTCCCTGGCATCAGGTGCTTCTGCTAATAATGCGCAGAATGGCCCCTTGGTGGTGATAGATGGTATACCGCTTTCCGGAGGCAGTATAAATGATATCAATCCAAATGATATTAGTACGATCGATGTGCTGAAAGATGCTTCTGCTACTGCCATTTACGGTTCCCGTGGATCTGGTGGGGTGATTATCATTACTACAAGAAGAGGCCGTCCGGGAAAATCTGTTACCAGTTACGATGGCTATATCGGCTTGTCAGAAGCCATGAATACATATAAGCTGTTTAGCGGGCAGGAATATGCCGCCTTCAAGGACGCAGCTAAACAGGGCCAGCCTAATCCCAATAATCCCAACCCCAATGCACTAACACCCATTGAGCAGGAGAACCTGGCTAATGGTGTAAATACTGATTGGCAAAAACTATTGCTAACTACCGCTATCCGCACAGACCATAATGTGAGCGTAGTGGGTGGCAATGAAACCACACTATACAGCTTCGGGTTTGGTGTATTTCGGGAAACGGGTATCATACCGGATCAGCGATTCGACAGGGGATCCTTTCATATTGCTATTGATCACAAAATGAGTGAACGTTTAAAAGTTGGACTCACTACCACCAATACTATGAGCTGGGCCAATCGTATCAACACCAGCGCTTTGGGTTCAGCAACGAGACTGAGCCCGCTATACCTGCCGTACAATGAGGATGGCAGTATCAATTTTCAACCTGCCATACAGCAGTCCAATGATGCGCAGCAGATCAGCCCTCTCACATCTATCGGGAACAATGATAAGATAAAAGCCCGCACCCGCCGGTTCAGAACATTGACGAATGTATACGGAGAGCTGGAGATCATAAAAGGATTGAAACTGAAATCCAGCCTGGCACTTGACTGGATCCAGACAATGAACAATAACTATAATGGGCCCGGCACCGTATTTAATACCAATACAACTACAGCAGGTGCTACCCTTAGTCAGTCAAACGACGAGACATGGAGTTATACTATCGATAATTCACTTACTTACGAAAAGACTTTTGCAGAAAAGCATAAAATCCAGGTGACAGCATTGCACGAAGTGGTAAAGAACTACAATCAAAGTCAGCAGATCAACGGACAAGGTGTGCCGGCAGACTATATCCAGGATTATAATTTACAATTAGCGAATTCACTCACGGCGAATGCCTCCGGTTACAGTAACAGGGGATTGTTGTCTTATATGGGACGTATCTTTTATACCTATAATGACAGGTATATGTTAACGGCTACTGTGCGTGCAGATGGCGCTTCTGTACTGGCTCCCGGCAACCAGTGGTTTACGTATCCGGCCATATCAGCAGGCTGGAACATGGCAAACGAAGCATTCATGCATGATGTAAAATGGATAAATAACCTCAAACTTCGTGTAGGATGGGGTGTCAGTTCGAACCAGACCATTGCGCCCTATACAACAATAGGTAGTCTTTCTTCCAATTTTTACAATTATGGGTCCGGTACCTCAGCCAATATAAACTATGTATCAGGGTACCTGATCAATACGTTGCCTAATCCGAAGCTTACGTGGGAATCTACGAGGGGATACAATTTAGGCATCGACTTTGGTCTGTTTGACAACCGTATAAGTGGTGCAGTAGAATATTATAATGTCAATACAAGGGATATACTTTTAAGCAAGGAATTACCAAGGAGCAGTGGGGCCAATTCTGTGCTTGTGAACCAGGGAAAGACAGCAGGACATGGGCTGGAAATCACGCTTAGCAGCCTGAATATAAAAACCCGTAGCGGATTTACCTGGAGTACAGATCTTAATTTTTCCATGGCAAGAGAAAAGATTGTTGCATTGCAACCAGGATTAAAGCAGGATGTTGGTAATGGTTGGTATGTAGGGCAACCACTGACAGTTATTTATGACGTAAAGAAAACAGGTATCTGGCAGTTGAACGAAAAAGACCAGGCGGCTACTTATGGCGCTGCCCCCGGCGATATTAAAATCCAGGATGTGAATGGCAACGGTACTATTGGTGCGGAGGATCGCCAGGTAATTGGCAATTTTCAACCCAATTTTGTATTTGGTTTCAATAACAGGTTTACCTACAAAAATTTCGATCTGAACATTGTGACCTTTGGCCGTATAGGCCAGACTGTGGTAGTTACCTACCTGACTGCAGACGGTGGTGCAGCTGGCTATCCATTCTTTATGAACGGCCGCGTAAACCAATACAAAGTTAATTACTGGACACCCGATAACCCTACCAATGATTTCCCCCAGCCTGATGCCAGCAGGGATGCATTGCAATATACCTCCACCTTGTCTTACCGGGACGGGTCATTTATAAAGGTCCGGTCTATCAACCTGGGATATAACCTCCCTTCGAAGATCACCGGTAAAATAGGGCTCAGTTCATTGCGGTTTTACCTGGCAGTCCAGAATCCATTTATCCTCTGGGCACCATTGGTGCGGGATGGTCTGGGTATAGATCCGGAAGGTAATGGAAATGGTAACGCAGTCGGATCTACGGCGGGAGGAACCCCAGTGGTGGCCCGTGCTATCACCGTTGGTATGGGTACCCCTCCTACAAGGCAGTACATGTTTGGTGCTAATGTGAAATTTTAA
- a CDS encoding endo-1,4-beta-xylanase: MDKIISFVLIVFICCICTGSNSQFSTGKIPSLKTVFKEDFMVGAALNRHQINETDPMVTAFISRQFNTLTPENDMKAALIHPEWGRYNFTETDKIISYGQQHHMQINAHTLIWHSQLPAFVLQMHDKDSLHQFFKDHISIIASRYDGKVYSWDVVNEALNEDGTMRKSLFLRSLGDDYVVEAFQLAGKAARHTKLYYNDYNIEQPDKRAGAVALIRKIQAAGTRIDGVGIQGHWHLGKVPLKDIEESILEFSALGIDVMFTELDISVLPDPKGVEGADVNQQKAYNSILNPYSGSLPDSVQQQLAGDYENLFRLFLKYKDKISRVTFWGVNDGDSWLNNWPVPGRTNYPLLFDRQFNPKMAFNKVVALQPGTGTK; encoded by the coding sequence ATGGATAAAATAATTTCCTTTGTCCTTATAGTTTTTATCTGTTGCATTTGTACAGGTAGTAACAGCCAGTTTTCTACGGGCAAAATTCCTTCTCTGAAAACCGTCTTTAAAGAGGATTTTATGGTGGGTGCCGCACTTAACAGGCACCAGATAAATGAGACTGATCCCATGGTAACTGCATTTATATCCAGGCAGTTTAATACCCTCACGCCTGAAAATGACATGAAGGCTGCATTGATACACCCGGAATGGGGCCGGTATAATTTTACAGAGACAGATAAGATCATTTCTTATGGTCAGCAGCACCATATGCAGATTAATGCACATACGCTTATATGGCACAGCCAGTTACCCGCATTTGTATTGCAGATGCATGATAAGGATTCGCTGCATCAGTTCTTTAAAGACCATATCAGTATTATTGCTTCCCGGTATGACGGGAAGGTGTATTCCTGGGATGTAGTGAATGAAGCCCTTAATGAGGACGGTACAATGCGTAAATCCTTATTCCTGAGATCCCTTGGCGATGATTATGTCGTGGAGGCATTTCAACTTGCAGGGAAAGCTGCCAGGCATACAAAATTATATTATAATGATTATAACATAGAACAGCCCGATAAACGTGCGGGGGCGGTGGCGCTCATCCGGAAAATACAGGCAGCGGGTACCCGTATAGATGGTGTAGGTATACAGGGGCACTGGCACCTGGGCAAGGTTCCTTTAAAGGATATTGAAGAGAGTATCCTGGAATTCTCTGCTTTGGGAATTGATGTAATGTTCACAGAACTGGACATCAGCGTATTGCCAGATCCCAAAGGTGTAGAAGGGGCAGACGTTAACCAGCAGAAAGCGTATAACAGTATACTGAACCCCTATTCCGGTTCTCTGCCTGACAGCGTACAACAACAACTGGCCGGGGATTACGAGAATTTATTCCGGCTTTTCCTGAAGTACAAGGATAAGATAAGCCGGGTCACCTTCTGGGGTGTCAATGATGGGGATTCCTGGTTAAATAACTGGCCGGTGCCAGGCAGAACAAATTATCCCTTGTTGTTTGACAGACAATTCAATCCAAAAATGGCTTTTAATAAAGTAGTAGCACTTCAACCTGGTACTGGAACAAAATGA
- a CDS encoding two-component regulator propeller domain-containing protein codes for MKYILYILCLLFVPQVVISQQSDFNFVNFTTSNGLSSNTVNTILKDKYGFMWFGTDDGLNRFDGLTFSVYRHKEADSTSLGGNSILALHEDRSGNLWIGTNNTLSCYNRKKDSFINYKFTLNNTARTIFCDHTGQVWIGSYIGLFRLNPQTGKVVRYMADPGRQGALVSNIITCIVEDSRHRLWIGGNGGIYLYQPQADNFKHFSHEAADSLSLPGNSIKAMTEDHNGNLWIGTEDDGLSMLLPDGKHFRTYQYSNTQKKSLSSNCIWSLAAENANRIWVGTEEGLNIFDLQKKTSQRIEHDVRNRYSLQGKSVRSIYIDNNGIYWVGTYQGGISKYDKNLAFFNLRESNPFDPQGLTAPIVTSFSEDANGDIYVGTDGGGINLFHRNTGLFSHPRFYQGIKPPAVLSLEHADGLLWIGTFMHGIYTLNMQTGKVHHYLKGDSANQPSGNDIFCLKKDSRGNIWIGTNGNGVNVYDPVSGVFRRFGGVMYKKDSITVLNRGFIRTIEEDKAGNIWIGTIGAGIIMLDASGKIIRTYTMKNSDLPANNVQTICAGQSGRIWVGIHSAGLCLFDPKTGKFQRYAEQEGLSNAVIYKILEDDAGKVWVTSNKGISSFDPSTSTFKNYYQYNGLQRSTFCLGAGLKTEKGELFFGGLEGFNYFIPKQLNYNRIVPRIVLTDLKIGNISVIPGEHAAIQSHISLADCIRLDYKQHFTINFATLNYTAPQESRYSYMLQGFDKGWNEIGTSRMAVFSNLSPGKYVFKVRASCDDGAWHTEEAVINVIIRPPFWLTIYAYIFYLLAAVAVLWGLRYRAIRKLKTRFALEQERLQVRQAIEMDRKEAERQREFEQVKIKYLVNLSHEFRTPVSLIVGPVEKLIHNEIAPEKLKQLNLVKRNARRLLNMVNQLLDFRKLEEQETKLDLSREDIISFIAEVIELFKDISEHRQINFLFTSSISRYYTAFDRDKLERVLFNLLSNAFKFTPKEGAISLTVDPAPDAGIIIKVADTGVGMKPEVQEKIFNRFYQGDENPAILNQGSGIGLSITAEFVKMHGGLINVESIPGKGSTFSVLLPLEKMEEVILPDVEIPGEAVGPEAAHPVACQHAEVAAADKLTVLLVEDNKDFRYYLKDNLQPFYKVVEAADGREGWQKALSAHPLVIVSDINMPYMDGIQLSRKVRFDKRTSHIPVILLTALAGDAFHIKGLETGASDYLTKPFNIDILNIRIRNLILLNKRLKDTYRRQLDVMVSVDDVESADEKFLVKVKQYIENNINDDRLTVEELSRHLFMSRASLYNKVVQLTGETPVEFIRSIKLNKAACLLETSDMKIAQIGYAVGFSTPNYFARAFKAKFNQLPSEYQAQKKRSL; via the coding sequence GTGAAATATATTCTATATATATTATGCCTGTTGTTTGTTCCACAGGTAGTTATTTCGCAACAGAGTGACTTTAACTTCGTTAACTTCACGACCAGTAATGGTTTGTCTTCCAACACGGTAAATACTATTCTAAAAGATAAATATGGCTTCATGTGGTTTGGAACAGATGACGGGCTGAATCGGTTTGACGGTCTTACGTTCTCTGTTTACAGGCATAAGGAAGCGGATTCAACCAGTTTGGGAGGTAATTCGATACTCGCATTGCATGAGGATCGTTCCGGTAATTTATGGATTGGCACTAATAACACCTTATCCTGCTATAACCGCAAAAAAGACTCCTTTATCAATTACAAATTTACATTAAATAACACGGCACGGACCATTTTCTGCGATCATACCGGCCAGGTGTGGATCGGAAGTTATATCGGTTTGTTCAGATTGAACCCGCAAACCGGTAAGGTAGTCCGTTATATGGCAGATCCTGGCCGGCAAGGGGCATTGGTGTCAAACATTATCACCTGTATAGTGGAAGATAGCAGACACCGGCTATGGATAGGTGGCAATGGAGGAATCTACCTGTACCAACCACAAGCTGACAACTTTAAGCACTTTAGCCACGAAGCGGCGGACTCACTTTCTTTACCTGGCAATTCCATAAAAGCGATGACAGAAGACCATAATGGCAACTTATGGATCGGCACAGAAGATGATGGATTGTCTATGCTGCTGCCCGATGGCAAACATTTCCGTACTTATCAGTATAGCAACACGCAAAAAAAATCCCTGAGTAGCAACTGCATCTGGTCTTTGGCAGCTGAAAATGCAAATAGGATCTGGGTAGGAACCGAGGAAGGATTGAACATCTTCGACCTGCAAAAGAAGACCTCGCAGCGAATAGAACATGATGTTAGAAATCGTTATAGTTTACAGGGCAAATCAGTGCGGAGTATATACATCGATAACAATGGTATTTATTGGGTCGGAACATACCAGGGAGGTATTAGTAAATACGATAAGAACCTGGCTTTTTTTAATCTCAGGGAAAGCAATCCGTTTGACCCACAAGGATTGACGGCTCCAATTGTTACCTCTTTCTCCGAAGATGCCAATGGCGATATCTATGTAGGCACAGATGGTGGTGGCATTAACCTGTTTCACAGGAACACCGGCCTGTTCAGCCATCCACGTTTCTACCAGGGCATCAAACCACCCGCTGTACTTTCTCTCGAGCATGCCGACGGGCTACTCTGGATAGGTACTTTTATGCATGGTATATACACACTAAATATGCAAACGGGAAAGGTGCATCACTATTTAAAAGGAGACAGTGCCAATCAGCCTTCGGGCAACGATATTTTTTGCCTGAAAAAGGACAGCCGTGGAAATATATGGATAGGAACCAATGGGAATGGGGTGAACGTTTATGATCCGGTATCCGGTGTGTTCAGACGTTTTGGTGGGGTCATGTACAAAAAGGACAGCATTACAGTTTTAAACAGGGGTTTTATCAGGACTATAGAGGAAGATAAAGCCGGCAATATCTGGATTGGTACCATTGGAGCAGGTATAATCATGTTGGATGCATCAGGCAAAATAATAAGGACTTATACCATGAAAAACAGTGACCTTCCTGCTAATAACGTTCAAACCATCTGCGCCGGGCAAAGCGGCAGAATCTGGGTAGGTATTCACAGTGCTGGCTTGTGCCTTTTTGATCCGAAAACCGGGAAATTTCAACGTTACGCCGAACAGGAAGGGCTTTCCAACGCGGTCATCTATAAGATCCTTGAAGATGATGCCGGAAAGGTGTGGGTAACCAGTAATAAGGGAATCAGTAGTTTTGATCCTTCAACCAGCACCTTTAAAAATTATTATCAATATAATGGGTTGCAGCGTAGTACTTTCTGCCTGGGAGCTGGTTTAAAGACAGAGAAAGGAGAACTTTTTTTCGGTGGGCTGGAGGGGTTTAATTACTTCATTCCGAAGCAGCTTAATTATAATAGAATTGTCCCCCGCATTGTATTGACTGATCTCAAAATTGGTAATATTTCCGTGATTCCCGGAGAACATGCTGCTATCCAATCACATATTTCATTAGCTGATTGTATCCGGCTTGATTATAAACAACACTTTACCATCAATTTTGCTACGCTGAACTATACTGCACCGCAGGAAAGCAGGTATTCCTATATGCTGCAGGGTTTCGATAAAGGTTGGAATGAGATAGGCACATCACGAATGGCTGTGTTTTCGAATTTAAGTCCTGGTAAATATGTTTTCAAAGTCAGGGCCAGTTGTGACGATGGGGCATGGCATACGGAAGAAGCTGTCATCAATGTAATCATAAGACCTCCTTTCTGGTTGACCATCTATGCGTACATTTTTTATTTGTTAGCAGCCGTTGCGGTTTTGTGGGGGCTGAGATACCGGGCTATCCGCAAACTGAAAACCCGGTTTGCCCTTGAGCAGGAAAGGCTGCAGGTCAGGCAGGCAATAGAAATGGACCGAAAGGAAGCGGAAAGACAACGTGAATTTGAGCAGGTGAAGATCAAATACCTGGTGAACCTGAGCCACGAATTCCGTACACCGGTTTCCCTCATTGTAGGGCCAGTGGAGAAACTTATTCATAACGAAATTGCTCCTGAAAAACTAAAGCAACTGAACCTGGTGAAACGAAATGCACGTAGACTGTTGAACATGGTCAACCAGCTATTGGATTTTCGAAAACTGGAAGAGCAGGAAACGAAACTGGACCTTAGCAGGGAGGACATCATATCTTTTATAGCTGAAGTAATAGAACTCTTCAAAGATATCTCGGAGCACAGGCAGATTAACTTTTTGTTTACAAGCTCCATTTCCCGTTATTATACTGCTTTTGACAGGGATAAGCTGGAACGGGTATTGTTTAACCTGCTTTCCAATGCATTTAAATTCACACCGAAGGAGGGTGCGATATCGCTGACTGTAGATCCGGCCCCGGATGCAGGTATAATCATAAAGGTGGCAGATACTGGTGTAGGTATGAAACCGGAAGTGCAGGAAAAGATCTTTAATCGCTTTTACCAGGGTGATGAGAATCCTGCTATCCTCAACCAGGGGAGTGGAATCGGGCTGTCTATAACAGCTGAATTTGTGAAAATGCATGGTGGCTTAATAAATGTGGAGAGCATCCCTGGTAAAGGCAGCACATTTTCCGTGCTTTTACCATTGGAAAAAATGGAAGAGGTAATACTACCGGATGTGGAGATACCTGGTGAAGCGGTAGGTCCGGAAGCAGCCCACCCTGTAGCCTGCCAACATGCTGAAGTGGCGGCTGCAGATAAACTTACAGTGTTGCTGGTGGAGGACAACAAAGACTTCCGTTATTACCTGAAAGACAACCTGCAGCCATTTTATAAAGTTGTGGAGGCGGCAGATGGGAGAGAAGGGTGGCAGAAGGCGCTGTCAGCACATCCACTGGTCATTGTGAGTGACATCAATATGCCTTATATGGACGGTATACAATTGAGCCGTAAGGTCAGGTTCGATAAAAGGACCAGCCATATTCCTGTCATTCTCCTGACTGCACTTGCAGGTGATGCGTTTCATATTAAAGGATTGGAAACGGGCGCTAGCGACTACCTTACCAAGCCTTTTAATATTGATATATTAAATATCCGGATCAGGAACCTGATATTACTAAATAAGCGTTTGAAAGACACCTATAGGCGGCAGTTAGATGTAATGGTTTCGGTTGACGATGTAGAATCGGCAGATGAGAAGTTCCTGGTAAAGGTAAAACAGTATATAGAAAACAATATTAACGACGACCGTCTGACCGTGGAAGAATTAAGCAGGCATCTTTTTATGAGCAGGGCATCCCTGTATAATAAAGTTGTGCAGCTGACCGGAGAAACGCCGGTTGAATTTATCCGTTCTATTAAACTAAATAAGGCGGCTTGTCTGCTGGAGACCAGCGATATGAAAATTGCCCAGATTGGCTATGCTGTTGGATTTTCTACCCCTAATTATTTTGCCAGGGCTTTTAAGGCCAAATTTAACCAGCTACCTTCGGAATACCAGGCCCAAAAGAAAAGATCCCTTTAG